The genome window ATTAATGCTTTGTCAATATCTAGATATTCTACTACAGAGCTTTTCCCTTGATAAAATATACTTTTAGGATATTGGTATGTATCATTTAAGAGACCTAATGATTGCGTTAATTCTTCCCTAATAATATGATCTCTATCTTTTTTATTTTTTATATTACTAGAAATATAGATTTTAGTTCT of Maledivibacter sp. contains these proteins:
- a CDS encoding DUF2927 domain-containing protein; translation: MVTNNKNEISRTKIYISSNIKNKKDRDHIIREELTQSLGLLNDTYQYPKSIFYQGKSSVVEYLDIDKALIKMLYEEAIQLGMDRDEVIEVLNNLKKE